GCGCAATAACCAGCCAAAAAAAGTTTAACACTGAGAGATGTAACAAAAGGAGTGGTACAAGTGATGGTGCACATGAGATGTGCTgtcactaataataaaaatctcaaCTAATGTAGATGTTACATGGGTGGTTGCTTAAGTTAGAATTGAGAGATGATGGAAAGTTAAtgcttatttttgtttgtttgtttgtttttaataagtGGGAATACAAGTCTTAAGATTTTTTAGTTTGGTCTacactttttaaatttaagatagtcatataaattattttaaaagctACAATCAGAGGAATAAGAGTTTTGTAGTTGAAAATGCTTTTATTGAGCTCTAACTAAAACTCCTAATTTTGATATTctataaatgaaatataacatCATATTAATAGTTGTCATCCACTTTGCATCCACATGGTGAtatattatcttgttgatggGGTATCCGCAATAATTTCTTAGTATAAAAAATGGGATTCACATGAGAGACATGTGGCCCATTATTTTGATTctttattttgagattttttccAATTTCctcataatataaaaacttgtaattatatattatatttcatttatatatttccGTGGTTTATTATGCTAAGTCAAAACTGGCAcctagtgttttctaattaatCTGTGTGCTTTATTATTcctgtaaatatatatatatatatatatatatatatatatatatacatgttttagTTCGTGtagtgaattatttttattttacatgctttgaaatttttaaatatttttttaaagaagtatataaattataatttattaaaataaaaaacaacgaATACAAATAGACCACAATAAAACAACTACCATTAATAATAAAGACTCCCACATactactaataaataattttaaaaaccaataaaaaaacaaaccattcaacaataatgaaaataaaataaaataaaattatcaaaatttaagtTAGCACTAGAACGACTTTTCAATTCAATTGAAAGGGAGGTTAGTGAAGCTAAGACTTTGTCTAAGGGGGTCAGTGAAGCTGAAACTTTGTCTAATCAGCGATATAGCTTCTTCAagcttggtttttatttttattcataattatttttttcatatatatatagatattaaatttgatgaattattaTGTTATCCCTAAAGTTGGACCACTAGATTGGCTTTGTTGAGCCGTGTTGTCCAAGACATTATGATTATGATATAAacttttgacatcttttgtttcttttaattttaaacaaaaaatttattatataaaaaaacaagataggTGACACTGAACCATAAACAAACACAATTCTTATCATAAATTTTAACTCTTAGTGAGTTACATTATTTTGACTTTGTGGCATGtttcaattaaatatattcaaaCGCCCACCACTAATCACAccttaatttgaataaaattttaaatcaattaaattaattacctcaccttcactaaaaaaattaacataacaCGTGTGCAAAACGTCATTGCATTAGATTACATAGCGTGTCCAAAGTGAACCGAATCTTCTTCATCCCTTAaagtcaatgaaaaaaattaaaggcgTTGACTGACCTAACAAAGTCTTTGTCTATGCGCTCTAAATCTCTGACTATTCAAACCCTTCCAaccaaccaaataaaattaaaaaaaaaaattatcaataaattcTTTGATCAAGTTCcttaaatgaaagaaaatacaCCAACAAATGAACAATATAATTAATCCTATAACTACCAAAATATACAAGACCATGATCAAAATTATAACACTAATAAACATCAACATAGCAATGACTCAATGAACAAGTCATCCTTTGGTTCATCCTTGGCCTTTGAAATCATAACACTCTCCAAatgcttttgttgttgttgatggttCAAATAAGAAGCCATTGCATTATCATAACCTGAGACCATTCCATAGTTAACTTGAGGTTGCAACATCTCCAAAGTGaatggaccttggccttgagatccaccaccaccacccctACCGAACATCGCCGAAGGCCTTATCGCCGTCGTGACATTAACATCGGCCGTAGAACGGTTAACGACAGCGTGACTGCCGCTTCCCCGGGCTGCCGGAACATCATGGTTGTGCTTCCCTTCATAGGTTGTGATCACTGCTCTTAAATCATGTGAAGCTCTTTCTACATGCTTCCTCACTGGACATCCCACAGTTGTACATTTGTAGTAACTCCtgaaatcaatgcaataaaacagtaaatatatatatacacaacatATTCAAGTTTGAACTTACTATGTTAACCTAGCTATGTGAAACCATTAGCTCACCTTGGATTTGGATTGCCTTTCACAACCTTCTGACCATACTTTCTCCACCGGTAACCGTCATCGAGGATATCGATATCACTTGTTGTTTGAACCACCACTCTTGGCTCTCTCACAGTTCTATTTCCGGCAGCTGACATGCTTTCATGTTCACCTTCTTTCTTCCTGAAAATATCATTTACATGAGCATTtgaattatgaatatatatattgattatattatatatatatatatatagtatatactcTAACTTACCATCTCTTAGCATCAGGTTCAttgttatcatcatcatcaaagtttTCAGATCCTGTTTTGCTTCTCTTTGAGCTcatatcaacatcatcatcctcaaAAGAGACGGAAGAGTTCTCCGGGGTGGCGGCGGAGTCTATCGGAGTACCGTATGAATGCTCGTTGGTTTCGGTAGGGGCGACGGCTTGATAAGCCTGAGAAGAAGCTGAATTCCTCCTTGTGGATTGAGGTTTACAGTGGTTGTGTGTTCCTTTGTATACAATCTCAGTTATCTGTCCATCTATAGACCTTTCAACCTTCTTTTTTGTGGGACAATTAGGGTATGTGCACTTATAGTAACTCCTTGGATTCTCACTTCCTTTAACTTGTTTTTGCCCATACTTTCTCCAATTATACCCATCATCTGACTTCTTCTGCTCTTTCATACTtgcgttgttgttgttgttgttgttgttgttgttgttattgttgttgtagtCTTGTTGCAAAGTTGGAATcactttttgttcttcattctattcataagaaaattaaaacagatctataagtatatataaatatatatatgcaacatAGATATTAATATGTTAAAAGGGTTTTAGTAATACATACATGATGAAAGTTTTGCTTTGTTTGGAAGGAGAAATCAGAGAAAGGTCTGGTTTGTTTAGGTTCCTCTTTGATGCTCTGTTGCTGCTGAAAACTGCTTCTCCAGTTGAAAGATTGAGCAGGAATAGTCCCAGTGGTGGGAGAAGGCAAGatctgaaaacaaaaaataattaattaaatccaaattaaaatctCATATATAATTTAGAAAGTAAGTAAATCTTCAAACAGAGAGAGATATATAAAAGAGTTATACATACATTAGAAGAAGAGAGGAGAACCGGAGAATCAAGAAGCTCAGCAGGACTAAGACCAGGAGGGatggaaaaacaagaagaaggggAGATGGGAAGTGAAGGAGGATTGAATGACTTAAACTTTGGGACACCCCTTGTGAGAGAGAAGTtagaaggagaaagagaaaggTCTTCATCATGGTCTACAGCTCCAGCAAGCAGctcagagaaagaagaagagaaaggggTGGTGGCAAAGGAGAAAGGAGGAACAGAGGAGTGGGAATTAGCAGAAGAAGATGAAGTCATAatggatgaagaagaagataagatggagaggaggagaagagaggGAAGGATCAGGAAGATGATCACAAGAAGGAGGAAGGTGGTGGTTTGTAGGGGGAGGATGGATGGCGAGATGCTTCCCAGAAGCAGGAGAGCTGATGGAGTGTTCCAACTTTGACTATTAGGGAAGCTAGGTTGGTCAAACCTCGTGCGTTTGACTGGATTTGTAAGGCGGCTATCTATTATGatggcatgcatgcatgcatgcatgtatggatgtatgtatgtatggatGGTTGTTTCCAAGGGTTGAAATGACTGATTTGGGTTTTTGGTGTTGATGGCTTTTGAATTATTGGGTTttgtttatttcataaaaattttctatcTCATTGTAATAAACCCTTCTCACATTTAAAGTTTTAAGTCAGAGATGGATATAGGTGTGAAGTGCACTTACAAATTTAACAATACTTTTATTTTCACCTTGTTTTATGTAGGTTTTGAATTTAAGATCTCTTCGAAATGAGAACCTTATGCAAGAGATCCGATACCAATAGATAAAACAACCGTTAGTATAAACctaattttcatttatgttactccctataaattaattatatatatatatttttagatattttatggtgttgaaaattaagaaaattaactTGAATTGAAGGATTTTATATCGGTTATCAAACTTAATTTTGTTTGTCTTAGTTTTCTTTACCGACCAAAAAAGTTCAACACTAATCGTGTTTCTAAGTATCACGGGGAATGAATAATCCTTTTAAATGATTATCTCCTACCAACCATTATCagattgtttgttttgttgttgttatttttttttttctacatttatatttttaaatttactttattatttccTATCAGTTTGttactatattatttattagcTCTATTAAGAAggttgtgatttatttattatagttctatgctaattttgtagaaaagttatttttggtaataaatatttttataaaaataattatttcatttttattttgatcaatgTTGTGAATGAACATAAAAGATGGATAATGTTTTTTGACGGTGGAGGGCCATCCTGGTGATGTGGGACAAAACTTTCAGCCTTGTATTTCcacatggatttttttaatttaatgctttttttttttgcccagATATTTCTCTACAGTACTTTTAAtagatattttcattttattttttttaattatggttttaatttttttttaaacggcATCTTTGTTAAACTCAGATGTAATCTTGATTCttgtgcatgttttttttttaaatagatgaaTATGATTATACCAAACCTCGGCtgaaaaaaaacccaaatctaCTGTGGTACAAGATAAACCGCATAAACCAATGCTAAatactcttttctttttttttttatcacatttatctaatttatacatattaaaaaaatttaattaaaattaattagttacttatattttatagaatattttattattttctaaaactaCCCTTATTTAAAAACCCATAAGTAAAGTATAtagtttaatgtttagttgattgtgatttattaaaaattatataaatatattaaatgaaggAGCCGTTTGGTTCGCagtaatgtaaaaaaattatcatatgttacgtggtaatatgaaaatattatcgCATTTGATATTGCACCGGTGATAatctggatggtaatatcaaATTACAAATTTGAgaatattgcaaaaaaaattggtaatcctattaccaccaaatttggtgtatatcttggattaccgtggtaatctcataattttttatattttagcaaattgattaccatgacaaccaaacacagCAATGAACTATTTCcagtaataagagttcccaagtAAACATTGTTATATCAAATTATCACAATATTCCCAACTTTATAACATTT
The DNA window shown above is from Dioscorea cayenensis subsp. rotundata cultivar TDr96_F1 chromosome 12, TDr96_F1_v2_PseudoChromosome.rev07_lg8_w22 25.fasta, whole genome shotgun sequence and carries:
- the LOC120273856 gene encoding probable WRKY transcription factor 26, with the translated sequence MTSSSSANSHSSVPPFSFATTPFSSSFSELLAGAVDHDEDLSLSPSNFSLTRGVPKFKSFNPPSLPISPSSCFSIPPGLSPAELLDSPVLLSSSNILPSPTTGTIPAQSFNWRSSFQQQQSIKEEPKQTRPFSDFSFQTKQNFHHNEEQKVIPTLQQDYNNNNNNNNNNNNNNASMKEQKKSDDGYNWRKYGQKQVKGSENPRSYYKCTYPNCPTKKKVERSIDGQITEIVYKGTHNHCKPQSTRRNSASSQAYQAVAPTETNEHSYGTPIDSAATPENSSVSFEDDDVDMSSKRSKTGSENFDDDDNNEPDAKRWKKEGEHESMSAAGNRTVREPRVVVQTTSDIDILDDGYRWRKYGQKVVKGNPNPRSYYKCTTVGCPVRKHVERASHDLRAVITTYEGKHNHDVPAARGSGSHAVVNRSTADVNVTTAIRPSAMFGRGGGGGSQGQGPFTLEMLQPQVNYGMVSGYDNAMASYLNHQQQQKHLESVMISKAKDEPKDDLFIESLLC